One Canis lupus familiaris isolate Mischka breed German Shepherd chromosome 20, alternate assembly UU_Cfam_GSD_1.0, whole genome shotgun sequence genomic region harbors:
- the SLMAP gene encoding sarcolemmal membrane-associated protein isoform X40: MDEQDLNEPLAKVSLLKDDLQGAQSEIEAKQEIQHLRKELIEAQELARASKQKCFELQALLEEERKAYRNQVEESSKQIQVLQAQLQRLHINIENLREEKDSEITSTRDELLSARDEILLLHQAAEKAASERDTDIASLQEELKKVRGELERWRKAASEYEKEITSLQNSFQLRCQQCEDQQREEATRLQSELEKLRKEWNVLETECHSLKKENVLLSSELQRQEKELHNSQKQSLELTSDLSILQMTRKELENQVGSLKEQHLRDSADLKTLLSKAENQAKDVQKEYEKTQTVLSELKLKFEMTEQEKQSITDELKQCKDNLKLLREKGNNKPWPWMPMLAALVAVTAIVLYVPGLARASP; encoded by the exons ATGACTTGCAGGGTGCACAGTCAGAAATTGAGGCAAAACAAGAAATTCAGCATCTTCGCAAGGAATTGATTGAAGCCCAGGAACTAGCTAGAGCAAGTAAACAAAAATGCTTTGAACTTCAAG ctcttttggaagaagaaagaaaagcctatCGAAATCAAGTTGAGGAATCCAGTAAACAAATACAGGTTCTTCAAG CCCAACTACAGAGGTTACACATCAATATTGAGAATCTCCGGGAGGAGAAGGACAGTGAAATTACAAGCACTCGAGATGAACTGCTTAGTGCCCGAGATGAAATTTTGCTCCTTCATCAAGCAGCAGAAAAGGCTGCCTCTGAGCGGGACACTGACATTGCCTCATTACAAGAAGAGCTTAAGAAGGTGCGAGGTGAGCTTGAGCGGTGGCGGAAAGCAGCATCTGAATATGAGAAAGAAATCACGAGTCTGCAGAATAGTTTTCAGCTTCGATGTCAGCAGTGTGAGGAccagcagagagaggaagcaacaAGGCTACAAA GTGAACTAGAGAAGTTGAGAAAGGAATGGAATGTATTGGAAACCGAATGCCATtctctaaaaaaggaaaatgttttgttATCATCAGAACTGCAGCGGCAAGAAAAAGAATTGCACAA TTCTCAGAAGCAGAGTTTAGAGCTTACCAGTGATCTCAGCATCCTTCAGATGACTAGGAAAGAGCTTGAGAATCAAGTGGGATCCTTGAAAGAACAGCATCTTCGGGATTCAGCTGATTTAAAAACTCTTCTCAGTAAGGCTGAAAACCAAGCAAAGGATGTACAGAAAGAG tATGAAAAGACACAGACTGTACTCTCAGAACTGAAGTTGAAGTTTGAAATGACTGAGCAGGAAAAACAATCAATCACAGATGAGCTCAAACAATGTAAAGACAACCTGAAGCTGCTccgagaaaaaggaaataat AAACCCTGGCCCTGGATGCCCATGTTGGCTGCCCTGGTTGCGGTGACAGCCATCGTGCTGTACGTGCCAGGTCTGGCCAGAGCTTCTCCATGA